A DNA window from Takifugu flavidus isolate HTHZ2018 chromosome 15, ASM371156v2, whole genome shotgun sequence contains the following coding sequences:
- the cahz gene encoding carbonic anhydrase, which produces MSHTWGYGPSNGPDKWAKDFPIADGSRQSPINIVPMEAQYDPSLKPLKLNYDQSNAKGILNNGHSFQVDFVDDADSSTLTGGPITGTYRLRQFHFHWGASDDRGSEHTINNVKFPSELHLVHWNTKYPSFGEAASQPDGLAVVGVFLKIGAANPRLQKVLDALDVIKTKGKQTTFSNFDPATLLPGFLDYWTYDGSLTTPPLLESVTWIVLKEPISVSPVQMAMFRSLLITEEGEHPYYMVDNYRPPQDLKGRDVRASFK; this is translated from the exons ATGTCTCACACCTGGGGTTACGGGCCTAGTAATG GACCTGATAAATGGGCAAAGGATTTTCCTATAGCAGATGGGTCTCGACAGTCTCCGATTAACATTGTGCCCATGGAAGCCCAATACGACCCTTCTCTCAAGCCTCTGAAACTCAACTACGACCAGTCCAACGCAAAAGGAATCCTCAATAATGGCCATTCTTTCCAGGTGGACTTTGTGGATGATGCAGACAGCTCCA CTCTGACTGGTGGTCCTATTACTGGAACATATCGTCTGAGGCAGTTTCATTTCCACTGGGGGGCCAGTGATGACAGGGGCTCAGAACATACCATTAACAATGTCAAGTTTCCCTCTGAG ctGCACCTTGTACACTGGAACACAAAATATCCCAGCTTTGGAGAGGCAGCTAGCCAGCCTGATGGACTCGCTGTGGTTGGGGTATTTCTAAAG ATCGGTGCTGCCAACCCAAGGCTTCAGAAGGTTTTGGATGCTTTGGATGTCATTAAGACCAAG GGAAAGCAAACCACCTTTTCTAACTTTGATCCAGCTACTCTTCTCCCAGGTTTTTTGGATTATTGGACCTATGATGGTTCTCTGACCACCCCTCCTCTTTTGGAGAGTGTCACCTGGATCGTTCTTAAGGAGCCAATAAGTGTCAGCCCTGTTCAG ATGGCCATGTTCCGTTCCCTTCTGATTACTGAAGAGGGAGAACATCCATACTACATGGTGGACAACTACCGTCCCCCTCAAGATCTGAAGGGCCGTGACGTTCGTgcttcatttaaataa